One Ignavibacteriales bacterium genomic region harbors:
- a CDS encoding carboxymuconolactone decarboxylase family protein: MSQLPKRFEKFQKDYPEVANAYEQLGKAVHNSGPLDDKTRALIKLAISTGAGLEGAVHSHTRKAIELGITKEEIRQTVLLALPTIGLPPTMAAMSWVDDII; encoded by the coding sequence ATGTCACAATTACCAAAACGATTTGAAAAGTTTCAGAAGGACTACCCAGAGGTTGCAAATGCCTATGAGCAGCTTGGAAAAGCAGTCCATAATTCTGGTCCTCTTGATGATAAAACACGAGCGTTGATAAAACTTGCTATCTCAACAGGAGCAGGATTAGAGGGTGCCGTCCATTCTCATACTAGAAAAGCAATAGAACTTGGGATTACAAAAGAAGAAATAAGACAAACAGTTTTGCTTGCTTTGCCAACAATAGGGTTACCACCTACTATGGCAGCTATGAGTTGGGTTGATGATATTATTTAA